In Oscillatoria salina IIICB1, the following are encoded in one genomic region:
- a CDS encoding transposase, which produces MFSGKWITVFLSISFQSPYSPELNPIERVWQYLKQHLSWENYDSLSSLKEKVSCVIQGFSPEIVISLTGWDYILSALATVA; this is translated from the coding sequence ATTTTTAGTGGTAAATGGATCACGGTTTTTCTATCAATTTCTTTTCAATCACCTTATAGTCCCGAATTAAATCCTATAGAAAGAGTTTGGCAGTATTTAAAACAGCACTTAAGTTGGGAAAATTATGATTCTTTATCTAGTCTTAAAGAGAAAGTTAGCTGTGTTATTCAAGGATTTTCTCCAGAAATTGTTATTTCCTTAACCGGATGGGATTATATTTTGTCAGCTTTAGCTACTGTTGCATAA
- a CDS encoding fructosamine kinase family protein: protein MWNQIAEQISTHTQEKFKLENRRSVGGGCINQCYCLEGQNCNYFLKINSASFADMFAAEALGLKQMYETQTIRVPKPICWGTVDQTAYIVMEWLEFGSSSSETSTEMGRKLAAMHQTKGADKFGWDTNNTIGSTPQINTWTENWADFFAEHRIGYQLRLAKRKGGSFPDTNEVISQVRAILADRQPQPSLVHGDLWSGNAASTVTGEPVILDPATYWGDREVDVAMTELFGGFPAAFYRGYNEVWQLDEGYKQRKTLYNLYHILNHFNLFGGGYGSQASRMLQQILK from the coding sequence ATGTGGAATCAAATCGCCGAACAAATCTCAACCCATACTCAAGAAAAATTCAAGCTTGAAAACCGTCGTTCCGTTGGTGGCGGCTGTATCAATCAATGTTATTGTCTCGAAGGACAAAATTGCAACTACTTCTTAAAAATCAATTCTGCTTCCTTTGCGGATATGTTTGCCGCCGAAGCCTTGGGTTTAAAACAAATGTATGAAACCCAAACAATTCGCGTTCCCAAACCGATTTGTTGGGGTACAGTAGACCAAACTGCCTACATCGTTATGGAATGGCTAGAATTTGGTTCTAGTAGTAGCGAAACCTCTACCGAAATGGGGCGCAAACTAGCTGCTATGCACCAAACCAAAGGCGCAGATAAATTCGGCTGGGACACCAACAATACTATCGGTTCCACACCACAAATCAATACTTGGACAGAAAATTGGGCAGACTTTTTCGCCGAACACAGAATTGGCTATCAATTGCGACTAGCGAAACGTAAAGGTGGTAGTTTCCCCGATACTAATGAGGTAATTAGCCAAGTACGAGCAATTTTAGCAGATCGTCAACCGCAACCTTCCTTAGTACATGGGGACTTGTGGTCGGGAAACGCAGCCTCCACCGTAACAGGAGAACCAGTTATTTTAGATCCTGCCACATATTGGGGCGATCGTGAAGTCGATGTGGCAATGACTGAATTATTTGGCGGTTTCCCTGCTGCTTTTTATCGCGGTTATAACGAAGTTTGGCAATTAGATGAAGGTTATAAACAAAGGAAAACTTTGTATAATCTTTATCACATTTTGAATCATTTTAATTTGTTTGGCGGCGGCTACGGTTCCCAAGCAAGTCGAATGCTTCAGCAAATCCTTAAATAG
- a CDS encoding M16 family metallopeptidase → MTSTLLSTPTLNAPTVRQLPNGLTIVAEQMAVDAVSLNIWLKVGSAVEPDAINGMAHFLEHMVFKGTPRLKAGDFERLIEERGAVTNAATSQDYTHYYITTAPKDFAKLAPLQIDVVVNPCIADDAFARERLVILEEIRRSEDNPRRRTFYRAMGTGFEHLPYRRSVLGPTEVISQLEAQQMRNFHSQWYRPELMTAAVVGNLPVEELIGIVNAGFEQCYSEDKFAGKMPWLGERETFFPEPSFTDIVRREYIDETLQQARLVMLWRVPGMNSVAETYALDILAAILGQGKMSRLFRDLREERQLVSSIGASNMTQLIQGAFYIYAMLPPENLTEVENAIAEHIRQLNNELIAEADITRLRTKVANRFVFANEKPSDRANLYGYYQSQIGDLAPAINYPDRIQAIEAVDLQIAAQRYLSFDAYGVVAVKPE, encoded by the coding sequence ATGACATCAACTCTGCTTTCGACTCCAACCCTGAATGCGCCCACAGTAAGGCAATTACCCAACGGTTTAACTATTGTTGCAGAACAGATGGCCGTGGATGCGGTAAGTTTGAATATCTGGTTAAAAGTGGGTTCTGCCGTCGAACCCGATGCTATCAACGGCATGGCTCATTTTCTCGAACACATGGTTTTTAAAGGAACACCCCGACTGAAAGCAGGGGACTTTGAACGTTTAATCGAAGAACGGGGTGCAGTTACCAACGCCGCCACGAGTCAGGATTATACTCACTATTACATCACCACCGCCCCCAAAGATTTTGCCAAGTTAGCACCATTGCAAATAGACGTAGTTGTCAATCCTTGCATTGCTGACGATGCGTTTGCACGCGAACGTCTAGTAATTTTGGAAGAAATTCGTCGTTCGGAAGATAATCCTCGTCGTCGCACGTTTTATCGAGCAATGGGAACAGGTTTCGAGCATTTACCCTATCGCCGTTCGGTATTAGGACCGACAGAGGTAATTTCTCAACTGGAAGCGCAACAAATGCGGAACTTTCACAGCCAGTGGTATCGACCTGAATTAATGACGGCGGCGGTAGTGGGTAATTTACCTGTGGAGGAATTAATTGGTATTGTTAACGCTGGATTTGAACAATGCTACAGCGAAGATAAATTTGCGGGGAAAATGCCTTGGTTAGGCGAACGAGAAACTTTCTTCCCCGAACCTAGTTTTACCGATATTGTGCGGCGAGAATACATTGATGAAACCCTGCAACAAGCCCGTTTAGTGATGTTGTGGCGAGTACCGGGAATGAACTCGGTTGCAGAAACCTATGCCCTGGACATTCTAGCAGCGATTTTAGGACAGGGTAAGATGTCGAGACTGTTTCGGGATTTACGCGAAGAACGGCAACTGGTATCTTCCATCGGTGCGAGTAACATGACGCAATTAATTCAGGGAGCATTTTATATCTATGCAATGTTACCACCGGAAAATCTTACCGAAGTCGAAAATGCGATCGCCGAACACATCCGCCAACTCAACAACGAACTAATTGCCGAAGCAGATATAACTCGTCTGCGTACTAAAGTAGCAAATCGTTTCGTTTTTGCCAACGAAAAACCCAGCGATCGCGCTAACCTCTACGGATATTATCAATCCCAAATCGGAGATTTAGCCCCAGCAATCAATTATCCCGATCGCATTCAAGCGATCGAAGCGGTAGACTTACAAATAGCTGCACAACGCTATCTCTCTTTTGATGCTTATGGTGTAGTTGCTGTCAAACCAGAATAA
- a CDS encoding aldehyde dehydrogenase: protein MFAKINVAQSKFDFVKNCFKDPSAEQAKVAIAIRNAIATLGKIESKFIRAEASFEDLDSLPFWSLCGDAGFNTVKFIEAIELELGIHFLEEKIEHSSVRDPDLNIHMKIHEFINEFYIWYEYSRDTD, encoded by the coding sequence ATGTTTGCAAAAATAAATGTAGCGCAATCAAAGTTTGACTTTGTTAAAAATTGCTTTAAAGATCCTTCTGCTGAACAAGCTAAAGTGGCAATTGCAATTCGTAATGCAATTGCCACTTTAGGAAAAATTGAAAGTAAATTTATTAGAGCAGAAGCATCTTTTGAAGATCTAGATTCACTCCCTTTTTGGTCTTTATGTGGAGATGCTGGATTTAACACAGTAAAATTTATTGAAGCTATTGAGTTAGAACTCGGTATTCACTTTTTAGAAGAAAAAATTGAACATTCGTCAGTAAGAGACCCCGATCTAAATATACATATGAAAATCCATGAGTTTATTAACGAGTTTTACATATGGTACGAATATAGCCGAGATACGGACTAG